A region from the Sandaracinus amylolyticus genome encodes:
- a CDS encoding aromatic ring-hydroxylating oxygenase subunit alpha gives MTSMRARAGRLRDHWYVAARSDEVTTKKPHGSVILEEPLVLFRTSKGRVVALEDRCAHRNAKLSEGDVFDDRLGCPYHGWTYDCEGRLVNVPSEGPRSLPVLECSVPRFHVLERYGLVWVWMGHGAPDGAPFVIPHFDAEGRSDEEGWGGYWMTTDFANGVTNLVENFMDVPHTVFVHKGWFRRTANKKIKTQVERTKDSVLVTYDQPSDSIGFTGRILNPSGAPMVHTDKFYMPNVTRVDYDFGGERGFVITSTCTPRGPFDTRVYTRISYQLGRWNRLARHLLPPYTREVIRQDVVIMRNQGDNLQRYGGAPRFLSTAADVLHQHIEALRDHATRGEDAPEPRVDVIEMWI, from the coding sequence ATGACGAGCATGCGAGCGCGCGCGGGACGGCTTCGGGATCATTGGTACGTCGCCGCGCGGAGCGACGAGGTCACGACCAAGAAGCCGCACGGCAGCGTGATCCTCGAGGAGCCGCTCGTCCTCTTCCGTACGTCGAAGGGGCGCGTCGTCGCGCTCGAGGATCGCTGCGCGCATCGCAACGCGAAGCTCAGCGAAGGTGACGTCTTCGACGATCGGCTCGGCTGCCCGTACCACGGCTGGACGTACGACTGCGAAGGTCGCCTCGTGAACGTGCCGAGCGAAGGGCCACGCTCGCTCCCGGTGCTCGAGTGCAGCGTGCCTCGCTTCCACGTGCTCGAGCGCTACGGGCTCGTCTGGGTGTGGATGGGCCACGGCGCGCCCGACGGAGCGCCCTTCGTGATCCCGCACTTCGACGCCGAAGGACGCAGCGACGAAGAGGGCTGGGGCGGCTACTGGATGACCACGGACTTCGCGAACGGGGTGACGAACCTCGTCGAGAACTTCATGGACGTCCCGCACACGGTCTTCGTGCACAAGGGCTGGTTCCGCCGCACCGCGAACAAGAAGATCAAGACGCAGGTCGAGCGCACGAAGGACAGCGTCCTCGTCACCTACGATCAGCCGTCCGACAGCATCGGGTTCACCGGGCGCATCCTGAACCCGAGCGGCGCGCCGATGGTGCACACCGACAAGTTCTACATGCCGAACGTCACGCGCGTGGACTACGACTTCGGCGGTGAGCGCGGGTTCGTGATCACGTCGACGTGCACGCCGCGCGGTCCGTTCGACACGCGCGTGTACACGCGCATCAGCTATCAGCTCGGTCGCTGGAACCGTCTCGCGCGGCACCTCCTCCCGCCGTACACGCGCGAGGTGATCCGACAGGACGTCGTGATCATGCGGAACCAGGGCGACAACCTGCAGCGCTACGGCGGCGCGCCGCGCTTCCTCTCGACCGCGGCAGACGTGCTGCACCAGCACATCGAGGCGCTGCGCGATCACGCGACGCGCGGCGAGGATGCGCCCGAGCCGCGCGTCGACGTGATCGAGATGTGGATCTAA
- a CDS encoding GH3 family domain-containing protein has protein sequence MLLSAFHTAWIGSMLPAQRRFARALAKPRETQLAKLEAHLRAHEATAYGRAHGFESVLRAHDSLGAWQRRLPVARWDALEPWIDRVAHGEPRVLSVEPPRCFERSGGSTSATKLLPITARFLAEIGEATSSWLVDLHRRHPLIGRRSYWSISPVARAAQRTPGGIPIGMSDDAEYFGSIARDVIARSMAVPSHVASAPDVDTWRSETVRHLLSAGDLALISVWSPSFLTLLLEWTEANLDALLGTIPVRRAESIRRGLDREGRFVVEALWPELALISCWADGPARALLPVLKRFVARTTMQPKGLLATEGVVSVPLGDEESAPIAITSHFLEWIDLDHPTRAPLLSDALRVGGTYSPLLTTGAGLARYHLADVVRVVGMERATPRIRFEGKLDRVSDVAGEKLHASFVERCVDDALRATIGDPRFVLLAPRERPAGYRLYVESEADEGSLSELANALDRGLAASHPYSYARDLGQLAPIDARRVARGEARYLEVMIARGQRAGDVKPSRLDTKDGWDAIFGVPS, from the coding sequence ATGTTGCTCTCGGCGTTCCACACCGCGTGGATCGGCTCGATGCTCCCGGCGCAGCGGCGCTTCGCGCGCGCGCTCGCGAAGCCGCGCGAGACACAGCTCGCGAAGCTCGAGGCGCACCTGCGCGCGCATGAGGCGACCGCGTACGGTCGCGCGCACGGCTTCGAATCGGTGCTCAGAGCACACGATTCGCTCGGCGCGTGGCAGCGTCGCCTGCCGGTCGCGCGATGGGACGCGCTCGAGCCGTGGATCGACCGCGTCGCGCACGGCGAGCCGCGCGTGCTGAGCGTCGAGCCGCCGCGCTGCTTCGAGCGCTCGGGCGGATCGACGTCGGCGACCAAGCTCCTGCCGATCACGGCGCGCTTCTTGGCCGAGATCGGCGAGGCGACGTCGTCGTGGCTCGTCGATCTGCATCGACGTCATCCGCTGATCGGCAGGCGCAGCTACTGGTCGATCTCGCCCGTCGCGCGCGCTGCGCAGCGCACGCCGGGCGGCATCCCGATCGGGATGAGCGACGACGCCGAGTATTTCGGCAGCATCGCGCGCGACGTGATCGCGCGCTCGATGGCCGTGCCGTCGCACGTCGCGAGCGCGCCGGACGTCGACACGTGGCGCAGCGAGACCGTGCGACACCTCTTGTCGGCCGGAGACCTCGCGCTGATCTCGGTGTGGTCGCCGAGCTTCCTGACGCTCTTGCTCGAGTGGACCGAGGCGAACCTCGACGCGCTCCTCGGGACGATCCCGGTGCGGCGCGCGGAGTCGATCCGTCGTGGGCTCGATCGCGAGGGGCGCTTCGTCGTGGAAGCGCTGTGGCCGGAGCTCGCGCTGATCTCGTGCTGGGCCGATGGGCCCGCGCGCGCCCTCCTGCCCGTGCTGAAGCGCTTCGTCGCGCGCACCACGATGCAGCCGAAAGGACTGCTCGCGACCGAGGGCGTGGTGAGCGTTCCGCTCGGCGACGAGGAGAGCGCACCGATCGCGATCACGTCGCACTTCCTCGAGTGGATCGATCTCGACCATCCGACGCGCGCGCCGCTGCTCTCCGACGCGCTGCGCGTGGGCGGCACGTACTCGCCGCTGCTCACGACCGGCGCGGGCCTCGCGCGTTATCACCTCGCGGACGTCGTGCGCGTCGTCGGCATGGAGCGCGCGACGCCGCGCATTCGCTTCGAGGGCAAGCTCGATCGCGTGAGCGACGTCGCGGGCGAGAAGCTTCACGCGTCGTTCGTCGAGCGCTGCGTCGACGACGCGCTGCGCGCGACGATCGGCGACCCTCGCTTCGTGCTGCTCGCTCCTCGCGAGCGGCCCGCGGGCTATCGCTTGTACGTCGAGAGCGAGGCCGACGAGGGCTCGTTGAGCGAGCTCGCGAACGCGCTCGATCGCGGGCTCGCCGCGTCGCACCCGTACTCGTACGCGCGCGACCTCGGACAGCTCGCGCCGATCGATGCGCGTCGGGTCGCGCGCGGCGAAGCGCGGTACCTCGAGGTGATGATCGCGCGCGGCCAGCGCGCGGGAGACGTGAAGCCCTCGCGTCTCGACACCAAGGACGGCTGGGACGCGATCTTCGGAGTGCCCTCATGA